The proteins below come from a single Myxosarcina sp. GI1 genomic window:
- a CDS encoding PIN domain-containing protein yields the protein MKVLIDTNIVLDFLLQRKPFLQDAELLFEVVSTGQIIGYVTATTLTDIFYIARKHSGSTEVARQAISEILTVMTICSVDRAVLESTFNSGFDDFEDAVQIFSAVAQNLDAIVTRDNKGFVSSPISVLSIQELLQQVKAQNKD from the coding sequence GTGAAAGTTTTAATCGATACCAATATAGTCTTGGATTTTCTATTGCAAAGAAAACCTTTTCTTCAAGATGCGGAGCTTTTGTTTGAAGTTGTCAGCACTGGACAGATTATTGGTTATGTTACGGCAACAACCCTGACAGATATTTTTTATATTGCTCGCAAACACTCTGGCAGCACAGAAGTTGCTCGACAAGCGATTTCAGAGATATTAACGGTTATGACTATTTGCTCAGTTGATAGAGCAGTTTTAGAGTCCACTTTCAACTCTGGCTTTGATGATTTTGAAGATGCCGTTCAGATCTTCAGTGCAGTTGCTCAAAATTTAGATGCGATTGTAACTCGCGATAATAAAGGGTTTGTGAGTTCTCCTATATCTGTATTATCGATTCAGGAATTACTACAGCAAGTTAAAGCGCAAAATAAAGATTGA